The DNA sequence GTGCCGTGGCCGCTGGACCACGAGTTCGTCAAAGCCGACTACGTCCGGTTGGCGCAGCACTACCTGTCGACTCACAGCGTGATCCTCGACAAGTCCGGGCACCGCATCGTGGACGAGTCGTTGGGTTACTACCGCAACTCGCAGGCGGTGCTGGCCAACGACGACGGCCGCGCCCTGCTCGTTGGCGACCAGCGGGTGCGAGAGGCCGACATGGCGGGCGGTGCGCCGGAGCGCACCCTGGGCTACGAGCGGCTGGACCGGATCACCGAGGCAGCGAAGGCGGGCGGGCACGCGATCGAGGCGCCGACCGTCGAGGAGCTGGACGAGTTGGTTCGCCCCTGGGGGTACCACGGCGTGGCCGCCGCGGTGGCCGCCTTCAACTCCCAGCTGCAGTCCGGGACCGAGCTGGACCCGCCCCGCAGCCGCAATCGGGATGCCATCGACCGCGGGCCGTTCTTCGCCATCGAGATCCAGCCGGCGATCACCAACACCTGGGGTGGGCTGCAGGTGAACGAGCGGATGCAGGTCGTGCGAAGCGACGGCGAGCCCGTGCCGGGCCTGTTGGCGACCGGCGCCGATCTCGGCGGCGCCTTCCACGAGAAGTACTGCAGCGGACTCAATCTGGCTTGTACGAGTGGCCTGCGGGCCGCGAAGCTGGCGTTGGACGGTCTTCGGCAAGAATGACTCCCAGCGCGTTCAGCCGCAGTCGAACGCCGCCCATCAGATGCGCCACGTCGTCACGGCCGTCGCCGAACCGGGGATTGGTCCCCCTCGTCCACCGGTCGTCGCGGCCGCCACGACGCGTCGACCGGACGTATCAGCGGGACTGGGGCGGGTACGACTCGGCTCGCAGCAGCCGGGCGAGGTGGGCGGCGTTGGTCGCGGTCGTCCGGTTGGTCTGCAGGACCCCCGCTGGACTGGCGGGAAGGTCCTGATAGTCCCGGTACTCGCCCTTGACGTCGTCGTGCCAGTAGGTCACGGCCTGCGCCGCTAGCGAGAAGCCGACGTCGTTCAGCGCTTGGAAGAGGACCGCGCTCACGTGGTGGGCGCCGTCTTCATTGCCCACGACCACCGCCACGGCGACCTTGCCGTACGTGAGGAGCCTGCCCTCGTCGTCGGTCTCGGACAGTTCGGCGTCAAGGCGTTCGAGGACTCGCTGGCACACGCTGGATTGCTGTCCGAGCCATGTCGGCGTCGCCAGGACGAGAATGTCGGCCCGCAACAGCTGGGCCCGAAGCTCGGGCCACGCGTCGCCGCCGCCCATGTCGATCGCGACGGCGGGCTTGACGTCGTGATCCACCACCCGGACCACCTCGGTCTGCACGTCCAGTTTGTCGAATTCCGCAAGGACCTGAGTGGCCAGCAGTTCGGTGCTCGACGCGGCCGGCGATTGCTTCAGCGTGCAGACGAGCGCCAGCGCACGCAGGGGGGTGTCGCCGCCGTCGGAAGGGGTCACGGGCGGAACCCACGATCAGGTGCGTGCACGGTGTCCTCCTGGTGGGTCGGCAACCCGCGGCATGGTCGAGTCTGACCCGGTCGGCGTACCGCCGCATCCGCAACCGACCGCGCGCGGGCAGGGTGGAACGCCTGCGCCTCCCGGTGGCGCGGGCGTCGGTGACGGGGTAGGGATGGTGTGGATCGGCAACTGAGCAGGTCGGGATCGGCTCCGACGACGGCTCAGATCGGCTGATGCCACGAAGGCGTACGGCCCTGCACTCGTCCGCAACCGCGTCGCCCTGGTTCGGAGGTTATCGTGAAATTCGGGTACTTCCTGTCCAGTGAGGAGTTCGAGCCGCACCAGTTGATTTCCCAGGCGCTCGGCGCCGAACGTGCCGGACTGGACGCGCTGTGCATCTCCGATCACTTCCATCCCTGGCTGGACAGTCAGGGGCAGAGTTCGTTCGTCTGGTCGGTCGTCGGGGCGCTCGCCATGCGCGTT is a window from the Actinomycetota bacterium genome containing:
- a CDS encoding flavodoxin family protein codes for the protein MRALALVCTLKQSPAASSTELLATQVLAEFDKLDVQTEVVRVVDHDVKPAVAIDMGGGDAWPELRAQLLRADILVLATPTWLGQQSSVCQRVLERLDAELSETDDEGRLLTYGKVAVAVVVGNEDGAHHVSAVLFQALNDVGFSLAAQAVTYWHDDVKGEYRDYQDLPASPAGVLQTNRTTATNAAHLARLLRAESYPPQSR
- a CDS encoding FAD-binding protein gives rise to the protein MTADGFDVDLLVVGAGMAGMTAAAYAAGHGASVLVVEKAAEIGGSALLSGGGLLRPQSAADLMAINPSGDPKFATMLSEDYDGAIEWIASTGVAVTDVDTSIPAVMGYPSALRGFDIGAYIPRCRAIVESAGGHVVPLTDVEELLVADGRVVGARLRDRDGVSDVRARWTLLATGGFHNNPELRARYLGGNAKTMLVRGNQVSDGAGLRLALSVGGTTTPLMNRFYGHTVPWPLDHEFVKADYVRLAQHYLSTHSVILDKSGHRIVDESLGYYRNSQAVLANDDGRALLVGDQRVREADMAGGAPERTLGYERLDRITEAAKAGGHAIEAPTVEELDELVRPWGYHGVAAAVAAFNSQLQSGTELDPPRSRNRDAIDRGPFFAIEIQPAITNTWGGLQVNERMQVVRSDGEPVPGLLATGADLGGAFHEKYCSGLNLACTSGLRAAKLALDGLRQE